One region of Dysidea avara chromosome 1, odDysAvar1.4, whole genome shotgun sequence genomic DNA includes:
- the LOC136240961 gene encoding uncharacterized protein isoform X3 has protein sequence MRREQMYEKTSTTTDYPGAPYYVILSLMLLHMGIATQNVPKVIGQVLELPPCDNCPHHCLWSHYGEAVPPHWIQSNGGLLLPANNWSVFGIITSQCDDGSNMMNYDITNPSEDCSDCLSLTYSPSVSQLCIRDIIHINTSTQQHHPHNGATSIRINGNIVSDIMKCSLVTGSDPRNPNVSYVCTALRSGVISLTAHTTYHGAEWSSPEVDITIVERCTVTETTNAETSTPTHPQSMATSLSQQRNTASIKPSSTIRSHVTTDTVPINPTNDNGDDVKGDDDKPFPLIAIIVMALVIVVVLVGIVIIVVTIFIQKKENIVACSKYKVEDSSPSTVAYHIDIPLPENRAARQRVLSESSSLTKNSTNGGPQSATDNTASSEDTAVNITTDHLPDFTHL, from the exons ATGCGAAGGGAGCAAATGTATGAAAAGACAAGTACCACTACGGACTATCCTGGGGCGCCTTACTATG TAATTCTGTCACTGATGCTACTACACATGGGCATAGCTACTCAAAATGTTCCTAAAGTAATCGGACAAGTATTAGAGTTACCACCTTGTGACAACTGTCCTCACCATTGTCTGTGGTCACACTATGGAGAAGCAGTACCACCACATTGGATACAGTCTAATGGTGGTCTATTGTTACCTGCCAACAACTGGAGTGTGTTTGGTATTATCACAAGTCAGTGTGATGATGGTAGTAATATGATGAATTATGATATTACTAACCCTA GTGAAGACTGCTCTGACTGCCTATCACTGACCTATTCTCCATCAGTCAGTCAACTCTGTATTAGGGACATAATACACATCAACACTTCAACACAACAGCATCATCCTCACAATGGGGCCACATCGATACGCATCAATGGCAATATAGTCAGTGATATAATGAAATGTTCACTGGTTACAGGATCAGATCCTCGCAACCCTAATGTGTCCTATGTATGTACAGCTCTGAGATCAGGTGTTATATCACTCACTGCCCACACCACCTACCATGGAGCTGAATGGTCTTCTCCTGAGGTGGACATCACCATAGTTGAGAGGTGTACAG TTACTGAAACTACTAATGCTGAAACAAGCACACCAACACATCCACAATCCATGGCCACTAGTCTATCACAGCAAAGAAATACTGCATCAATCAAGCCATCGTCGACAATTAGAAGTCATGTTACAACTGATACAGTACCCATTAATCCAACCAATGACAATGGTGATG ATGTTAAGGGTGATGATGATAAACCTTTCCCACTTATTGCAATTATTGTCATGGCATTAGTGATTGTTGTTGTGTTAGTGGGAATAGTGATAATTGTTGTGACTATTTTCATTCAGAAAAAGGAGAATATTGTAGCATGCTCAAAATATAAAGTGGAGGATTCTAGTCCTTCAACTG TTGCATATCACATTGACATACCTTTACCAGAAAACAGAGCAGCTCGTCAACGAGTGTTATCTGAAAGCAGCAGTTTGACTAAG AACTCAACAAATGGTGGACCTCAATCAGCTACAGACAACACAGCATCTTCTGAAGATACTGCAGTTAATATTACAACAGATCATCTGCCAGACTTCACTCATTTGTAA
- the LOC136240961 gene encoding uncharacterized protein isoform X2 translates to MRREQMYEKTSTTTDYPGAPYYVILSLMLLHMGIATQNVPKVIGQVLELPPCDNCPHHCLWSHYGEAVPPHWIQSNGGLLLPANNWSVFGIITSQCDDGSNMMNYDITNPSEDCSDCLSLTYSPSVSQLCIRDIIHINTSTQQHHPHNGATSIRINGNIVSDIMKCSLVTGSDPRNPNVSYVCTALRSGVISLTAHTTYHGAEWSSPEVDITIVERCTVTETTNAETSTPTHPQSMATSLSQQRNTASIKPSSTIRSHVTTDTVPINPTNDNGDDVKGDDDKPFPLIAIIVMALVIVVVLVGIVIIVVTIFIQKKENIVACSKYKVEDSSPSTGSNDDDDVTNDDENDSVAYHIDIPLPENRAARQRVLSESSSLTKNSTNGGPQSATDNTASSEDTAVNITTDHLPDFTHL, encoded by the exons ATGCGAAGGGAGCAAATGTATGAAAAGACAAGTACCACTACGGACTATCCTGGGGCGCCTTACTATG TAATTCTGTCACTGATGCTACTACACATGGGCATAGCTACTCAAAATGTTCCTAAAGTAATCGGACAAGTATTAGAGTTACCACCTTGTGACAACTGTCCTCACCATTGTCTGTGGTCACACTATGGAGAAGCAGTACCACCACATTGGATACAGTCTAATGGTGGTCTATTGTTACCTGCCAACAACTGGAGTGTGTTTGGTATTATCACAAGTCAGTGTGATGATGGTAGTAATATGATGAATTATGATATTACTAACCCTA GTGAAGACTGCTCTGACTGCCTATCACTGACCTATTCTCCATCAGTCAGTCAACTCTGTATTAGGGACATAATACACATCAACACTTCAACACAACAGCATCATCCTCACAATGGGGCCACATCGATACGCATCAATGGCAATATAGTCAGTGATATAATGAAATGTTCACTGGTTACAGGATCAGATCCTCGCAACCCTAATGTGTCCTATGTATGTACAGCTCTGAGATCAGGTGTTATATCACTCACTGCCCACACCACCTACCATGGAGCTGAATGGTCTTCTCCTGAGGTGGACATCACCATAGTTGAGAGGTGTACAG TTACTGAAACTACTAATGCTGAAACAAGCACACCAACACATCCACAATCCATGGCCACTAGTCTATCACAGCAAAGAAATACTGCATCAATCAAGCCATCGTCGACAATTAGAAGTCATGTTACAACTGATACAGTACCCATTAATCCAACCAATGACAATGGTGATG ATGTTAAGGGTGATGATGATAAACCTTTCCCACTTATTGCAATTATTGTCATGGCATTAGTGATTGTTGTTGTGTTAGTGGGAATAGTGATAATTGTTGTGACTATTTTCATTCAGAAAAAGGAGAATATTGTAGCATGCTCAAAATATAAAGTGGAGGATTCTAGTCCTTCAACTGG atctaatgatgatgatgatgtaacaaATGACGATGAAAATGATTCAGTTGCATATCACATTGACATACCTTTACCAGAAAACAGAGCAGCTCGTCAACGAGTGTTATCTGAAAGCAGCAGTTTGACTAAG AACTCAACAAATGGTGGACCTCAATCAGCTACAGACAACACAGCATCTTCTGAAGATACTGCAGTTAATATTACAACAGATCATCTGCCAGACTTCACTCATTTGTAA
- the LOC136240961 gene encoding uncharacterized protein isoform X1 produces the protein MRREQMYEKTSTTTDYPGAPYYVILSLMLLHMGIATQNVPKVIGQVLELPPCDNCPHHCLWSHYGEAVPPHWIQSNGGLLLPANNWSVFGIITSQCDDGSNMMNYDITNPSEDCSDCLSLTYSPSVSQLCIRDIIHINTSTQQHHPHNGATSIRINGNIVSDIMKCSLVTGSDPRNPNVSYVCTALRSGVISLTAHTTYHGAEWSSPEVDITIVERCTVTETTNAETSTPTHPQSMATSLSQQRNTASIKPSSTIRSHVTTDTVPINPTNDNGDDVKGDDDKPFPLIAIIVMALVIVVVLVGIVIIVVTIFIQKKENIVACSKYKVEDSSPSTACLFVVVIGLAGSNDDDDVTNDDENDSVAYHIDIPLPENRAARQRVLSESSSLTKNSTNGGPQSATDNTASSEDTAVNITTDHLPDFTHL, from the exons ATGCGAAGGGAGCAAATGTATGAAAAGACAAGTACCACTACGGACTATCCTGGGGCGCCTTACTATG TAATTCTGTCACTGATGCTACTACACATGGGCATAGCTACTCAAAATGTTCCTAAAGTAATCGGACAAGTATTAGAGTTACCACCTTGTGACAACTGTCCTCACCATTGTCTGTGGTCACACTATGGAGAAGCAGTACCACCACATTGGATACAGTCTAATGGTGGTCTATTGTTACCTGCCAACAACTGGAGTGTGTTTGGTATTATCACAAGTCAGTGTGATGATGGTAGTAATATGATGAATTATGATATTACTAACCCTA GTGAAGACTGCTCTGACTGCCTATCACTGACCTATTCTCCATCAGTCAGTCAACTCTGTATTAGGGACATAATACACATCAACACTTCAACACAACAGCATCATCCTCACAATGGGGCCACATCGATACGCATCAATGGCAATATAGTCAGTGATATAATGAAATGTTCACTGGTTACAGGATCAGATCCTCGCAACCCTAATGTGTCCTATGTATGTACAGCTCTGAGATCAGGTGTTATATCACTCACTGCCCACACCACCTACCATGGAGCTGAATGGTCTTCTCCTGAGGTGGACATCACCATAGTTGAGAGGTGTACAG TTACTGAAACTACTAATGCTGAAACAAGCACACCAACACATCCACAATCCATGGCCACTAGTCTATCACAGCAAAGAAATACTGCATCAATCAAGCCATCGTCGACAATTAGAAGTCATGTTACAACTGATACAGTACCCATTAATCCAACCAATGACAATGGTGATG ATGTTAAGGGTGATGATGATAAACCTTTCCCACTTATTGCAATTATTGTCATGGCATTAGTGATTGTTGTTGTGTTAGTGGGAATAGTGATAATTGTTGTGACTATTTTCATTCAGAAAAAGGAGAATATTGTAGCATGCTCAAAATATAAAGTGGAGGATTCTAGTCCTTCAACTG CATGTttatttgttgttgttattggaCTGGCCGGatctaatgatgatgatgatgtaacaaATGACGATGAAAATGATTCAGTTGCATATCACATTGACATACCTTTACCAGAAAACAGAGCAGCTCGTCAACGAGTGTTATCTGAAAGCAGCAGTTTGACTAAG AACTCAACAAATGGTGGACCTCAATCAGCTACAGACAACACAGCATCTTCTGAAGATACTGCAGTTAATATTACAACAGATCATCTGCCAGACTTCACTCATTTGTAA